The DNA region GGGCAATGCCCAGAGGTAGACTTGGACGGCGCGTTGGAAGTCCAGTTCGTCATAGAGGCGGGCGGAGGCTTCGGCTGTTGGGTAACCTCCGGGAGCGTCGAGCGCGGAGAGCTCTTTCCACGCTTCATGGTCGGCAGCGTGTGCTCCTGAGAGGGCGAGGAGTCCTGAGATCAAGAAGGAGAGGGCGGCTTTCATTGGATTGGGCGGCTATTTTGGAAAGAGGAATGCGAGTGAGAAGTTGACGCTCCATTCGGGGGCTCCGCTCGGGCGCTCGACGTTGTAATACCCGCGGAGCCGGGCGTTGAGCGGTTGGTTGCCGATTTTGAACATACGGCCGATACCGCCGCCTACGGGGACGCTCCATCGTTGGCCGGGCGCGGCTTGCCAGTTGGCCAGGACGACGGGGTCGGTCATCAGGTACCAGCCATTGTCCAGGTTGTAGTTCACAAAAGGTTGCAGCAGCGTCTGGTTGACGTCGGCGCGGTCGGATGCGCCCCCGACCGACCATAAGTGGCGGCCCAGCAGCCCGAGAGACCAGGGTTTGGGCTGGGTTAGAATGACTGCGCTGGGGCCAAGGCTCCATTTTTCAGCTCCGAGCAGAGGGTCCGTCGCGCTGGGGAACATCAATGATGGTCCAACGCCCCAAATGACAGCCCCCGATTTCGCCGGCGACAAGAAGCCGGTGTAGTTCAAGTCGCCAAGTCCGAAGACTTCATCGGTGGGGATATCTGGTATTTCGGGAATGGAGGGGAGGCTGCCAATCGCGCCCTCCACGTAGGCCACGGGTAGGATGAACCTGCTTACCAAATTCCAATCGCCAATTTGGGTTGGTATGACGGGTTGGATGTTGGAGATCACCGCGGTGCCGTTGTCCGCTCCGAAGTCCACCGAGGTGTCGATGGGGAGGCTGATCATGGAGGCGATGGGGTTTTGCGCCTTTGCTGCGAGATCGTCGTCAGCGACAGATTGGTGCGCCGGGAATGAGAGAGTGATGCCTAAGAGGACGGGCAGGGTGCAGTTCATGGCGATGGCTGGTAAATTTTCAGGAGTGCCTGGAGGAGGAGAGGAGGCTATGGCGCTACGACTTGTAGAGGATTAACGGATTCGAACGATTGATTGGGGCAGGGGGTGCCGGTGTGTTTGTGCTGCTTTGTCAGTATTTTGGAGGGTGGTGTTGCGGGGTGGATATGAAAGAGCCGCAGCTCATGAGAGGAGGACAGTTCTTTGCATTTTGGTGCAATGGTCTTGCGTTTGGGTTAGGGAGGTGATAAGTGATTTTGTCTCAGCGGAAGCGATGAGTTAGTTTCATGACCTCCCGCGGAGAGAGCCCAACCTCAAAAAAGACGATGAATAAGACGATTTCTGTTTTGGCTGGTCTTGCGATGGCGGTGTCAGCGAATGCTGCCACGCTCGCCATCAACTTTACCGGCAGTACAAACACAAGTGTTAGCGGTGACCTGTATGGCGTGACGCAGGCGGACTGGAACAACGTGTCGGGTGGCGGAAGCACGCCAACCGATACGCTGGTTACCTCGGACACCGGACAAAGCGCGACGGTGACTTTCAGTGGTCGCGGCACCTATCGGATGAACGGGACGCCGGTCACGGTGGAGGAAAGCCTGTTCCATGGGTATCTCGACGATGCCAATGACCGGGGGGTAACCATCAGCCTCAATATGGGGGCCATTGCCACTGGATTCTACACGGTGACGATCTTCAGTGCGTCGGACAATGGAGGTGGCGGTTTTAACGATATCACAGTCAATGGCGTGGCGAACTCGGTGACCAACGATGGAAACCTTGGCGGACTGAGCAACGCACATGCGACCACCGTGGTGACCGGCGTGACCGGTGATTTGAGCATTACGACTCCCGTGCGCAATGGCTCGACCCGTAGCTCGATTGCTGGATTTACGGTTGAATACACAGCAGTGCCAGAGCCATCGTCTGCAGCGTTGCTTGGACTTGGCGGACTTGCGTTGATTTTGCGCCGTCGCAAATAGGTTGGATTTTTGCGGACTGAGACGGTCCGACAATGAGAATGCCGCAGCCCTCTCCAGGGTCTGCGGCATTTTTGTGTAAAGGCTGGGCGCTTATGAACTTGGCGGGCCGGTCCAGTTGCCGTTGGGGACGGGGATGGCGTTGGGCATTGCCAGATCGGTGGCGATGTAGGTCCATGCAGCGAGCGGGCGGTGGTCCGCCATGATGGTGGTGAGCACGCGTTGGTAGGGTGAGGGCTCGCCGGGGGTGAACTCTTCGAGCCAATCGATGGCAGGTAGGGAGTCGATGGGATTGGGGAAGTGCATTAGTTCGCCGTGCACGCATTGGGTGTCGGCTGGCGGCGTCTCAGGAAGCGGGCTGAGAGCGTTGTGTTGGTCCTGGATCTCAAGGTCACGGAGATAATCCGTACAGCCGTGGGCGAGAATAGTGGACTCAGGGAGTATCAGGCCGGGGTAACCTTCTTCGAGGTGGAAGAGTTTGCCGTGGAGCGTGGCCTGGGTGATGTCCTCCGCGCCGGAGCAGAAGCGGTCGTGGTATTCGAGTCCGCGTTTGAGCGAGCCGTAAACGAAGAGTCGGAACATGATGGAAGTAGGAAGTAGGAAGTAGGAAGTAGGAAGTAGGAAGTAGGAAGTAGGAAGTAGGAAGTAGGAAGTAAAACACCCCGCTCCGCGGTGGCTTGGGCCGGTGCGGAACGGGGTGGAAATGCGGAAGCAGGTCGCGCTTAGTCTTTGCGCACCTTGGCGCCGGAGACGACGAGCTTGCGGCCCATGAAGTCCTGGTCGTGGAGCACCTCGACGGCGCGCTTTGCTTCGTCGGTGGTGGTCATTTCGAGGAAGCCGTAGCCCTTTGAGCGCTGGGTGTGGCGG from Sulfuriroseicoccus oceanibius includes:
- a CDS encoding transporter; this encodes MISLPIDTSVDFGADNGTAVISNIQPVIPTQIGDWNLVSRFILPVAYVEGAIGSLPSIPEIPDIPTDEVFGLGDLNYTGFLSPAKSGAVIWGVGPSLMFPSATDPLLGAEKWSLGPSAVILTQPKPWSLGLLGRHLWSVGGASDRADVNQTLLQPFVNYNLDNGWYLMTDPVVLANWQAAPGQRWSVPVGGGIGRMFKIGNQPLNARLRGYYNVERPSGAPEWSVNFSLAFLFPK
- a CDS encoding PEP-CTERM sorting domain-containing protein (PEP-CTERM proteins occur, often in large numbers, in the proteomes of bacteria that also encode an exosortase, a predicted intramembrane cysteine proteinase. The presence of a PEP-CTERM domain at a protein's C-terminus predicts cleavage within the sorting domain, followed by covalent anchoring to some some component of the (usually Gram-negative) cell surface. Many PEP-CTERM proteins exhibit an unusual sequence composition that includes large numbers of potential glycosylation sites. Expression of one such protein has been shown restore the ability of a bacterium to form floc, a type of biofilm.), with the translated sequence MNKTISVLAGLAMAVSANAATLAINFTGSTNTSVSGDLYGVTQADWNNVSGGGSTPTDTLVTSDTGQSATVTFSGRGTYRMNGTPVTVEESLFHGYLDDANDRGVTISLNMGAIATGFYTVTIFSASDNGGGGFNDITVNGVANSVTNDGNLGGLSNAHATTVVTGVTGDLSITTPVRNGSTRSSIAGFTVEYTAVPEPSSAALLGLGGLALILRRRK
- a CDS encoding gamma-glutamylcyclotransferase family protein, which encodes MFRLFVYGSLKRGLEYHDRFCSGAEDITQATLHGKLFHLEEGYPGLILPESTILAHGCTDYLRDLEIQDQHNALSPLPETPPADTQCVHGELMHFPNPIDSLPAIDWLEEFTPGEPSPYQRVLTTIMADHRPLAAWTYIATDLAMPNAIPVPNGNWTGPPSS